One Pullulanibacillus sp. KACC 23026 DNA segment encodes these proteins:
- a CDS encoding Gfo/Idh/MocA family oxidoreductase, translated as MVLKVGIVGVGNIGSIHASVYKENPETEIVAVCDLVQEKALAAAEKFGGKPFYNVEEMLNSGIELDLVSVCTKGEENGSEHYEPTMQLLKAGIPVLGEKPISNTIKQGKQMVELAERNRVPYGINLNHRFTPAALEARKWVDQGRLGKLHMINMRMWINNPVESSPWFHLRALHPHSFDVMRYFCGDVKRVAAFMMKGEGRSIWSNTQVLLEFENGVIGNLVGSYDAGASYGLERCEVVGSKGRFVIEDACEQLTFYPRHSIETESYYYLGGMRSFNETFKSRISSFVDQIRDGVNYKEVNGSGADALKVQNIIEAAIESWETGKIVELSNSILPKTEGA; from the coding sequence ATGGTACTTAAAGTAGGAATTGTAGGTGTGGGGAATATTGGAAGTATTCACGCATCAGTATATAAAGAAAATCCAGAAACTGAGATTGTGGCGGTCTGTGATCTTGTTCAAGAAAAAGCATTGGCTGCAGCCGAAAAATTTGGCGGAAAACCATTTTATAATGTTGAAGAAATGCTCAATAGTGGAATAGAACTAGATCTTGTAAGCGTTTGTACAAAGGGAGAAGAAAACGGAAGCGAGCATTATGAACCGACAATGCAATTATTGAAAGCAGGTATTCCTGTTTTAGGGGAGAAGCCGATTTCAAATACTATCAAACAAGGAAAACAGATGGTTGAACTTGCAGAAAGGAATAGAGTTCCCTATGGAATAAATCTCAATCATCGTTTTACACCGGCAGCTTTGGAAGCAAGAAAGTGGGTTGACCAAGGTCGGTTAGGTAAACTTCATATGATTAACATGAGAATGTGGATTAATAATCCAGTTGAATCATCTCCATGGTTTCATCTGCGAGCTCTACACCCGCATTCCTTTGATGTCATGAGATACTTTTGCGGTGATGTCAAAAGAGTCGCCGCCTTTATGATGAAAGGGGAAGGACGTTCTATCTGGTCTAACACTCAAGTGCTGCTTGAGTTTGAAAACGGTGTCATTGGAAATCTTGTGGGCAGTTATGATGCTGGTGCGAGCTACGGTTTGGAACGATGTGAGGTTGTCGGTTCAAAAGGACGGTTTGTAATCGAGGATGCGTGTGAACAACTTACCTTTTACCCAAGACACAGTATTGAAACAGAAAGTTACTACTACCTTGGTGGCATGAGATCGTTTAATGAAACTTTTAAGAGTCGAATTTCTTCTTTTGTCGATCAGATAAGAGACGGTGTTAATTATAAAGAAGTTAATGGTTCGGGGGCTGATGCCTTAAAAGTTCAAAACATTATTGAGGCCGCTATTGAATCTTGGGAAACCGGAAAAATTGTAGAGCTATCAAACTCTATTTTACCTAAAACTGAGGGGGCTTAA
- a CDS encoding sulfatase encodes MGNQPNVILLGIDSLRRDRMSAYGYERLTTPHISKFAEEGVLFENHFSPNIPTTPGYASMLTGMDCFGTDVVALRHSGNLGEHNKTLAEVLGEAGYATSCIGFTGNPSSRGFQNYLDYEAWEPDETGRAAKADHINEVAIPELKRLANEDQPFFLFLRHMDPHSPYLPPAPFERMFYEGDEFDSDNESLKEMYNFKPFADFLKSWIPEGCTDANYVNAQYDGAVAYMDACIQSIFTSIDELGIKDETLVIVTSDHGETLNEHDCWYDHHGLYECTLVVPLILRYPGKLPAGKRISDTTQIKDVMPTILSILGVETDICFDGRNLVQVINQEDGFNQEPEFYMTECTWMRKHGWRTPEWKLIRALEPDFHFKPEVELYNLIKDPKEEHNVASEEPEMVELLTARMENHIAKREQVTGRQNPMYTNLNWHGLDRGPFESSQEAYDSLYIGSINNAARLQAKVKK; translated from the coding sequence ATGGGAAACCAACCGAATGTAATTCTTCTTGGAATTGACAGCTTAAGGCGTGACCGCATGAGTGCATATGGTTATGAGCGTCTAACAACTCCTCATATTAGTAAATTTGCAGAAGAGGGCGTCTTGTTTGAAAATCACTTTAGTCCTAATATACCAACGACGCCAGGCTACGCGTCTATGTTAACAGGTATGGATTGTTTTGGAACAGATGTCGTGGCTTTGAGACACTCAGGAAACTTGGGAGAGCATAATAAAACCTTAGCAGAAGTATTAGGTGAAGCGGGTTATGCCACGAGTTGTATTGGATTTACAGGGAACCCTTCTTCTAGGGGATTTCAAAATTACTTAGATTACGAAGCTTGGGAGCCAGACGAAACGGGTCGTGCAGCAAAAGCGGATCATATTAATGAGGTCGCCATTCCTGAACTAAAGAGGTTAGCAAATGAAGATCAACCTTTCTTTCTATTCTTAAGACACATGGATCCCCACTCACCTTATCTGCCGCCTGCACCTTTTGAGCGGATGTTTTACGAAGGGGATGAGTTTGATTCAGATAATGAGTCATTAAAAGAGATGTATAATTTTAAACCTTTTGCGGATTTCCTAAAATCTTGGATTCCTGAAGGCTGTACGGATGCCAATTACGTTAACGCTCAATATGATGGCGCGGTGGCATATATGGATGCTTGCATTCAATCTATTTTTACATCGATCGACGAATTAGGGATTAAAGATGAAACGTTGGTTATTGTCACCTCGGATCACGGTGAGACATTGAATGAACATGATTGTTGGTATGATCACCATGGGTTATATGAATGTACACTTGTTGTTCCTTTGATTTTGCGTTACCCGGGTAAATTGCCTGCGGGGAAAAGGATATCCGATACCACCCAAATCAAAGATGTGATGCCCACAATTCTAAGTATTCTCGGAGTCGAAACAGATATTTGTTTTGATGGGAGGAACCTTGTTCAGGTAATTAATCAGGAAGACGGATTTAATCAAGAACCAGAGTTTTACATGACGGAATGTACATGGATGCGTAAACATGGTTGGAGAACACCTGAATGGAAACTGATACGGGCTTTAGAACCGGATTTTCATTTTAAGCCAGAGGTGGAACTGTACAATCTAATTAAGGATCCAAAAGAAGAACACAATGTGGCAAGTGAAGAACCTGAAATGGTCGAGTTGTTGACGGCCAGAATGGAAAACCATATTGCCAAAAGAGAACAGGTGACAGGGCGTCAAAACCCAATGTATACCAATCTTAATTGGCATGGACTAGACCGAGGCCCTTTTGAATCCTCACAAGAAGCCTATGATTCATTGTATATAGGATCGATTAATAACGCCGCTAGACTACAGGCCAAGGTCAAAAAATAA
- a CDS encoding Gfo/Idh/MocA family oxidoreductase: MIKAAVVGVNHIGQIHCQAYQQNQNVELVAICDLNQALVESVGKDLGVKTYDSLPVMLEKEEIDVISIATGGVENGSHHFEPAMMAIRAGKDVLVEKPLSNQLTEATEMIQYAKEKKVRLACNLNHRFVPVAYKGKEWINNGELGTPLFMNMKLTIGNPNESTPWIHLRALHPHSVDVMRYFCGDVRRVQAFMTRAPGRSVWSTASINLEFESGAVGHLMGSYDMYNGHPIEYCEVGGNKGRFVIDNVFETITMYPHGSEEIKGVRNSILTGMDGFNDTFKNRINHFIQQIKEGVSPEEVEGSGKDALAAQQVIEAAIRSHEENGAVIEIEKVK, encoded by the coding sequence ATGATAAAGGCTGCCGTAGTAGGAGTTAATCATATTGGCCAAATTCATTGTCAAGCCTATCAGCAAAACCAAAATGTCGAACTCGTTGCCATTTGTGATTTAAATCAAGCACTTGTCGAGTCGGTAGGAAAAGATCTAGGGGTGAAGACATACGATAGTCTCCCTGTGATGCTTGAAAAAGAAGAAATTGACGTCATAAGTATAGCAACAGGCGGGGTAGAAAATGGGTCTCATCATTTTGAACCTGCCATGATGGCTATTCGAGCAGGAAAAGACGTATTAGTGGAAAAACCATTGTCCAATCAATTAACTGAAGCAACAGAAATGATCCAATATGCAAAAGAAAAAAAGGTGCGATTGGCTTGTAATCTAAATCATCGTTTTGTACCGGTAGCTTATAAAGGTAAAGAATGGATTAATAATGGAGAACTTGGAACACCGCTCTTTATGAACATGAAATTAACAATTGGAAATCCGAATGAGTCGACACCTTGGATTCATTTAAGAGCGCTTCACCCACATTCCGTTGATGTTATGCGCTATTTTTGCGGAGATGTACGACGAGTTCAAGCCTTTATGACGCGAGCACCTGGAAGATCCGTTTGGTCTACTGCTTCTATTAATCTCGAATTTGAGTCGGGAGCTGTTGGTCACCTAATGGGAAGTTATGATATGTATAATGGTCATCCCATTGAGTATTGTGAAGTTGGAGGAAATAAGGGGAGATTTGTAATCGATAATGTTTTTGAGACTATCACCATGTATCCTCATGGTAGTGAAGAAATTAAAGGAGTTAGAAATTCAATATTGACCGGTATGGATGGATTTAATGATACATTTAAAAATCGAATTAATCATTTTATCCAACAAATTAAGGAGGGGGTCTCCCCAGAGGAGGTTGAAGGATCTGGAAAGGATGCTTTAGCGGCCCAACAGGTGATAGAGGCAGCGATCCGTTCACACGAAGAGAATGGGGCTGTTATTGAAATTGAAAAAGTTAAATAA
- a CDS encoding sugar phosphate isomerase/epimerase family protein, with the protein MIKLGANSVLFRDFDFATAAKHIALCGYDGVEIAAIKGMCEHLVLDNWKRQVSELRAIRDETGLAFLSMEVASLDEDRLTKAFEAGAELGIPVINVGPGGKSGVEEDLNHSIETLHHLAKKAESYGVTLCVKAHFGNAIHNTATTLQAMNRISSPAFGVDMDPSHIYRSNEDPESALPKILNRVKHIHIRDCKGRTKGPGEIQNQACGRGDINLFAYCQAMVEGNYSGPVCLEVIGANNHSLAEVSIIAAESYGYLNACLKALDAR; encoded by the coding sequence ATGATTAAGCTTGGTGCTAATTCTGTTTTGTTTCGTGACTTTGATTTTGCAACAGCTGCTAAACACATCGCGTTATGTGGTTATGATGGTGTTGAAATAGCAGCCATTAAAGGAATGTGTGAACATTTAGTACTGGATAATTGGAAAAGACAGGTGAGTGAATTAAGAGCTATTAGGGATGAAACTGGGCTAGCGTTTTTATCAATGGAAGTAGCTTCTCTAGATGAAGATCGTTTAACAAAAGCTTTTGAAGCAGGTGCCGAATTAGGGATTCCAGTAATTAATGTTGGACCAGGTGGAAAATCCGGTGTTGAAGAGGATTTGAATCACTCCATTGAAACTCTTCATCACTTAGCTAAAAAAGCAGAGAGTTATGGTGTTACTCTTTGTGTTAAAGCTCATTTTGGAAATGCGATTCATAACACAGCAACGACTTTACAGGCAATGAATCGAATCTCATCACCTGCTTTTGGAGTTGACATGGATCCAAGTCATATCTATCGGAGCAATGAGGATCCAGAATCAGCATTACCGAAAATTTTAAACCGAGTTAAGCACATTCATATTAGAGATTGTAAAGGTCGAACAAAAGGACCTGGCGAGATTCAGAATCAAGCTTGTGGCCGTGGTGACATCAATTTGTTTGCATATTGTCAGGCAATGGTTGAGGGAAATTATTCTGGTCCTGTTTGTTTAGAAGTAATTGGAGCAAATAATCATTCTTTAGCAGAAGTATCCATAATTGCTGCAGAAAGTTATGGGTATTTAAATGCCTGTTTAAAAGCCCTCGATGCAAGGTAA
- a CDS encoding sugar ABC transporter permease, whose amino-acid sequence MAKTLEEIGTVQTEAQLKKKSKLKYNWRAGYGMLIPSFILLILFMYYPAMVAIGFSFTNWDGFNPPQFTGLQNYISLLTDKVFWISMRNVSIWAIVKSFIELFVPLFVSVVIFHLKSKRMQYIYRVLFVIPVVVPGIVMFMIWSFIYDPNVGVLNALLHALGLGHFILNWLGSSKIALISLMFVGFPFVVPFNLLIFFAGLQNISESVYESARLDGITRFQRFFKLEVPLVLGQVKLILILTIIQLLQNVTLPLVMTNGGPGYSSYVPGLYMYFLAFQNGQFGLGMAVSMIIFIIVLILTWIQMKYINPSTEYKA is encoded by the coding sequence ATGGCAAAGACTCTCGAAGAAATAGGGACCGTGCAGACCGAGGCTCAACTGAAAAAAAAGAGTAAATTAAAATATAATTGGCGCGCAGGATACGGAATGCTAATCCCTTCCTTCATTCTGTTAATCCTTTTTATGTACTATCCGGCAATGGTTGCAATTGGGTTCTCTTTTACAAATTGGGATGGCTTTAATCCTCCGCAATTTACTGGATTACAAAACTATATCTCTTTATTGACAGATAAGGTATTTTGGATCTCTATGAGAAACGTATCCATCTGGGCGATCGTAAAATCGTTTATTGAACTATTTGTTCCGCTTTTTGTTTCGGTGGTTATCTTTCATTTAAAAAGTAAGCGCATGCAGTACATTTACAGGGTATTATTTGTCATTCCTGTTGTTGTCCCGGGAATTGTCATGTTCATGATCTGGAGTTTTATCTATGATCCTAACGTAGGTGTGTTGAATGCCTTATTACATGCACTTGGTCTTGGTCATTTTATTTTGAACTGGTTAGGGAGCTCAAAAATTGCCTTAATATCCCTAATGTTTGTTGGGTTTCCATTTGTAGTTCCTTTTAATCTACTTATTTTCTTTGCAGGTTTGCAAAACATTTCAGAAAGTGTTTATGAATCTGCACGTTTGGATGGAATTACAAGATTTCAGCGATTCTTCAAATTAGAAGTTCCACTTGTCTTGGGGCAAGTCAAATTAATCTTGATTTTAACCATTATTCAGCTCTTGCAAAATGTGACCCTTCCTCTAGTTATGACGAATGGTGGACCAGGCTATTCCTCTTATGTTCCAGGGTTATATATGTATTTTCTTGCTTTTCAAAATGGGCAGTTCGGCCTCGGGATGGCAGTCTCTATGATTATTTTTATCATCGTGCTTATTCTTACTTGGATTCAAATGAAATACATTAACCCTAGTACTGAATATAAAGCCTAG
- a CDS encoding carbohydrate ABC transporter permease: MTKNLRKDLPSHIFLIILAFISLYPFIYMVITSFKSNGQFYKHFFGITFPLHFENYVVAWKAIGSYIFNSVFIGLSSILIIIVFASLAGYSFARLRFWGKNFLFMSVVALLMIPGLLTLIPLFLEIKSFGLLDSYLGLIIAFAAGGQAFTIFVLKQSFASLPEELFEAARMDGCGEFRVFLQIVLPLSKPIIGTMAIWNLLSIWNEYMMPLVLISDPNKFPITVGLVQFQSQFVQQTLYGPMFAGYTIASLPLLILFIFTMRLFMKGLTSGAVKM; encoded by the coding sequence ATGACAAAGAATTTAAGAAAAGACTTACCAAGTCATATCTTTCTAATAATTTTAGCGTTTATCTCGTTGTATCCATTTATTTATATGGTGATTACATCTTTTAAAAGTAATGGTCAATTTTATAAACATTTTTTTGGAATCACATTTCCGTTACATTTTGAGAATTATGTGGTTGCCTGGAAAGCGATTGGTTCCTATATCTTTAATTCTGTTTTTATTGGTCTAAGCAGTATTTTAATTATCATTGTGTTTGCGTCACTCGCCGGCTACTCCTTCGCTAGACTTCGTTTCTGGGGTAAAAATTTTCTGTTTATGTCGGTTGTTGCACTATTAATGATTCCAGGACTGTTGACATTAATTCCTTTATTTCTGGAAATAAAAAGCTTTGGTTTATTGGACAGTTATTTAGGGTTAATTATTGCATTTGCTGCAGGGGGGCAAGCTTTTACGATCTTTGTTCTGAAGCAATCCTTTGCCTCATTGCCAGAGGAGTTATTCGAAGCGGCAAGAATGGATGGGTGCGGAGAATTTCGAGTCTTTTTGCAGATCGTTCTCCCACTATCTAAACCAATTATTGGGACAATGGCTATTTGGAACCTCTTATCTATCTGGAATGAGTATATGATGCCATTAGTCTTAATCAGTGATCCAAATAAATTTCCAATTACAGTTGGGTTGGTACAATTTCAAAGTCAGTTTGTTCAACAAACTTTATATGGACCCATGTTTGCCGGGTATACAATCGCGTCTTTACCACTGTTAATACTATTTATTTTTACAATGAGATTGTTTATGAAGGGACTTACATCGGGTGCTGTAAAAATGTAA
- a CDS encoding AraC family transcriptional regulator — translation MITYTSKEFMKEKFPFYINRWVHDNENSPPVHKHDFVELVYVVNGESEHFFKGERYRLKQSDVFMINPGEEHTFYIPPETNLEIINCLFLPNLIDNALLKGLGISDSMDFFYIHPFLDHNERFHNHLNLTVQDSYAVQSLLEGMIVECNSFRPDSQTLIRLKMIELLILLSRIFKETLSNRNLKSYQCNEQKVLIKRICGYLERHYDTKISASELCDSFAISTRHLNRLFKQETGLTVLEMVHKIRIERAKYLLENTDEKIINIAFKVGYDDPAFFSRLFSRNIGCSPGKYRQKMMSY, via the coding sequence ATGATTACGTATACTAGTAAAGAATTCATGAAAGAAAAATTTCCATTTTATATAAATCGTTGGGTTCACGATAATGAGAATTCACCACCTGTTCATAAGCATGATTTTGTGGAATTGGTCTATGTGGTAAACGGTGAAAGTGAACATTTTTTTAAAGGAGAACGTTACAGATTAAAACAATCAGATGTTTTTATGATCAATCCAGGTGAAGAGCATACGTTCTATATCCCTCCAGAGACCAATTTAGAAATCATTAATTGCCTCTTTTTACCGAATCTAATAGATAATGCCTTATTAAAAGGATTAGGCATATCAGATTCCATGGATTTTTTCTATATACATCCTTTTTTAGATCATAATGAACGGTTCCATAACCATCTTAATCTAACTGTTCAGGATTCTTATGCTGTTCAATCTCTATTAGAAGGCATGATTGTAGAATGTAACTCTTTTCGTCCTGATTCTCAAACCTTAATTCGGTTAAAAATGATTGAGTTATTAATCTTATTATCGAGAATTTTTAAGGAGACGCTTTCCAACCGAAATCTTAAAAGTTATCAATGTAATGAACAAAAGGTTCTAATAAAAAGAATCTGTGGCTATTTGGAAAGACATTATGACACAAAAATATCCGCCTCTGAACTATGTGATTCATTTGCAATTAGCACAAGACATCTAAATCGACTTTTCAAACAAGAAACAGGCTTAACAGTCTTAGAAATGGTACATAAGATTCGAATTGAACGAGCCAAGTATTTATTGGAAAATACAGATGAAAAAATTATAAACATTGCCTTTAAAGTAGGGTATGATGATCCGGCCTTCTTTTCAAGATTATTCAGTAGAAACATAGGGTGTTCACCAGGGAAGTACAGACAGAAAATGATGAGTTATTAA